Proteins found in one Subtercola endophyticus genomic segment:
- a CDS encoding DoxX family protein, with the protein MEPQTLDVIQLVIAIVFGAVFVLMGINHFVPSSRRTMAAMIPPSMRWSGALNPRSLVLITGVCEIAGGIGLFIPVLRPIAAVALAVFLVAVFPANAYAAAHKGRFGALAIPLVPRAIGQIVMIALLLVVAFG; encoded by the coding sequence ATGGAACCGCAGACGCTCGACGTCATACAGCTCGTGATCGCGATCGTGTTCGGCGCGGTCTTCGTGTTGATGGGCATCAACCATTTCGTGCCGTCATCGAGGCGCACGATGGCTGCGATGATTCCGCCGTCGATGCGCTGGTCGGGGGCGCTCAACCCCCGCAGCCTGGTGCTGATCACCGGCGTCTGCGAGATCGCGGGCGGCATCGGGTTGTTCATTCCCGTGCTGCGGCCGATCGCGGCCGTCGCGCTGGCTGTCTTTCTCGTCGCGGTGTTTCCCGCCAACGCGTATGCCGCAGCCCATAAAGGCCGCTTCGGCGCGCTCGCCATTCCCCTCGTGCCGCGTGCGATCGGCCAGATCGTGATGATCGCGCTGCTGCTCGTCGTGGCGTTCGGCTAG
- a CDS encoding TetR/AcrR family transcriptional regulator translates to MTQAPSARDRVLDAFENILITHGERAATLDAVAAEAGVSKGGLLYHFGSKDALVDGLVERLSGLVDDDVQNIRTAPNGVVDYFVRSSVNTESPLDRAIIAATRLAQGSQPKAQEALRSMQRAWFDVVAEAVGDPAVARTVMLISDGLYYNSALLPTSPTETSSRASQNMDELVGIVQELVRAKQPH, encoded by the coding sequence ATGACTCAAGCGCCGTCGGCTCGTGATCGTGTGCTCGACGCGTTCGAGAACATTCTGATCACGCACGGTGAACGAGCTGCAACGCTCGACGCCGTGGCGGCAGAAGCCGGCGTGAGCAAGGGCGGCCTGCTCTACCACTTCGGGTCGAAGGATGCCCTGGTCGACGGCCTCGTCGAGAGACTGTCTGGGCTGGTCGACGACGATGTGCAGAACATCCGCACGGCCCCCAACGGCGTGGTCGACTACTTCGTACGGAGTTCGGTGAACACCGAGAGCCCGCTCGACCGTGCCATCATCGCTGCGACGCGGCTGGCCCAGGGTTCGCAGCCGAAGGCGCAAGAGGCTCTGCGGTCGATGCAGCGCGCGTGGTTCGATGTCGTTGCGGAGGCGGTCGGCGACCCGGCGGTTGCGCGAACGGTCATGCTCATCAGCGACGGGCTGTACTACAACTCTGCTTTGCTGCCCACCTCGCCGACCGAGACGTCGAGTCGAGCCTCGCAGAACATGGATGAACTCGTGGGCATCGTGCAGGAACTCGTGCGGGCCAAACAGCCGCATTGA
- the serA gene encoding phosphoglycerate dehydrogenase, with product MSKPVVLIAEELSPATVEALGPDFDVVNVDGTDRPALLAALATADAILVRSATKVDEEAIAAAPELKVIARAGVGLDNVDIKAATQAGVMVVNAPTSNIISAAELTVGHILSLARHIPAAHAALAQGQWKRSKYTGVELYEKTLGIIGLGRIGALITARLQAFGVNVVAYDPYVTSARAQQLGVTLLSLDELLAQSDFVTIHMPKTPETTGMISDAQLALMKPTAFIVNVARGGLIDEDALYRALTANVIAGAGLDVFVSEPPKNLDLLALDNVIVTPHLGASTDEAQEKAGVSVAKSVRLALSGELVPDAVNVAGGVIEETVRPGIALIEKLGQLFSGLADSPLTSLDVVVRGEIAAFDVSVLKLAALKGVFSNVVSESVSYVNAPLLAEQRGVTVRLITDPTSEEYRNVLTLSGALSDGSQLSVSGTLVGTKQIEKIVEINGYDVEVPFAQHLLVMIYDDRPGIVAIYGKEFGDASINIAGMQIARTTAGGKALSVLTIDSPAPDELLERVRLAIDADVLTEIDITE from the coding sequence GTGTCAAAACCGGTCGTGCTGATCGCAGAAGAACTTTCTCCCGCCACCGTTGAAGCCCTCGGGCCCGATTTTGATGTGGTGAACGTCGACGGAACCGACCGACCCGCGCTGCTGGCCGCGCTCGCGACCGCCGACGCCATTCTGGTGCGCTCGGCGACGAAGGTCGACGAAGAGGCCATCGCCGCGGCGCCGGAGCTCAAGGTGATCGCACGCGCCGGAGTCGGCCTCGACAACGTCGACATCAAGGCGGCCACCCAGGCCGGCGTCATGGTGGTCAATGCCCCGACGTCGAACATCATCTCTGCTGCCGAGCTCACGGTCGGCCACATTCTCAGCCTCGCCCGGCACATCCCTGCCGCGCATGCGGCCCTCGCTCAGGGGCAGTGGAAGCGGTCGAAGTACACGGGCGTCGAGCTCTACGAGAAGACACTCGGCATCATCGGCCTCGGCCGCATCGGCGCGCTCATCACCGCGCGCCTGCAGGCCTTCGGCGTCAACGTCGTCGCCTACGACCCCTACGTCACCTCGGCGCGTGCCCAGCAGCTCGGTGTCACACTGCTGAGCCTCGACGAGCTTCTGGCCCAGAGCGACTTCGTGACCATCCACATGCCGAAGACGCCTGAGACCACGGGCATGATCTCGGATGCCCAGCTCGCCCTTATGAAGCCCACGGCTTTCATCGTGAACGTGGCCCGCGGCGGGCTCATCGACGAAGACGCGCTCTACCGTGCGCTGACCGCGAACGTCATCGCCGGAGCCGGCCTCGACGTGTTCGTGAGCGAGCCCCCGAAGAACCTCGACCTGCTGGCGCTCGACAATGTCATCGTCACACCGCACCTCGGGGCATCCACTGACGAGGCGCAAGAGAAGGCGGGCGTCTCGGTCGCCAAGTCGGTGCGCCTCGCCCTTTCGGGTGAACTCGTTCCCGACGCCGTAAACGTGGCCGGCGGTGTCATCGAAGAGACCGTGCGCCCGGGTATCGCCCTCATCGAGAAGCTCGGCCAGCTCTTCTCCGGCCTCGCCGACAGTCCGCTCACGAGCCTCGACGTGGTCGTACGCGGCGAGATTGCAGCCTTCGACGTAAGCGTCTTGAAGCTCGCCGCTCTCAAGGGCGTCTTCAGCAACGTCGTCAGCGAGTCGGTCTCGTACGTGAACGCGCCGCTGCTCGCCGAACAGCGCGGCGTCACCGTGCGCCTCATCACCGACCCGACGTCAGAGGAGTACCGCAACGTGCTCACCCTGAGCGGCGCTCTCAGCGACGGCTCGCAGCTCTCGGTCTCGGGCACGCTCGTCGGCACGAAGCAGATCGAGAAGATCGTCGAGATCAACGGCTACGACGTCGAGGTGCCGTTCGCCCAGCACCTGCTCGTCATGATCTACGACGACCGCCCCGGCATCGTGGCGATCTACGGCAAGGAGTTCGGCGACGCGTCGATCAACATCGCCGGCATGCAGATCGCTCGCACCACCGCGGGCGGCAAGGCCCTCAGCGTGCTCACCATCGACTCGCCCGCGCCCGACGAGCTGCTCGAACGGGTTCGCCTCGCGATCGACGCCGACGTTCTCACCGAGATCGACATAACCGAGTAA